In a genomic window of Anoxybacter fermentans:
- a CDS encoding NAD(P)H-dependent flavin oxidoreductase has protein sequence MKMPGLRIGEFEAKIPIVQGGMSVGISLSRLASAVANEGGIGVIGAAGIGMLEPDFSTNFKEANKRALRKEIRKAKEMTKGIIGVNIMVALSDFDELLMVAVEEGADVVFLGAGLPLKLPLDGLRKVSTKIVPIVSSARAANIIFQYWAKNYNHVPDAVVVEGPLAGGHLGFKKEQINDSNYTLEKMLPEVISVIKTFEQQFNKSIPVVVAGGIYTGADIHKFIQLGAQGVQMATRFVATYECDADIEFKDAYVKCKPEDLILIDSPVGLPGRAIRNIFLDEVSAGIKKPFKCPWKCLKTCDYRKSPYCIALALTNAKKGNLDEGFTFAGTNAYKVDKIVSVKELIETLLTEYEEATFI, from the coding sequence ATGAAAATGCCAGGATTAAGGATAGGCGAATTTGAGGCTAAAATACCAATTGTTCAAGGCGGGATGAGTGTTGGTATATCTTTATCAAGATTAGCTTCGGCTGTGGCGAACGAGGGTGGTATTGGAGTTATTGGTGCTGCTGGAATTGGTATGCTTGAACCTGATTTTAGTACAAATTTTAAAGAAGCAAACAAAAGAGCTTTGAGAAAAGAAATAAGAAAAGCAAAGGAAATGACAAAGGGGATTATTGGAGTCAATATAATGGTTGCTCTCTCAGATTTTGATGAACTTTTAATGGTGGCAGTAGAAGAAGGTGCAGATGTAGTATTTCTTGGCGCCGGACTTCCATTAAAATTACCATTGGATGGATTGAGAAAAGTTTCTACAAAGATTGTTCCTATTGTATCTTCTGCAAGAGCTGCTAATATTATATTTCAATATTGGGCAAAAAACTATAATCATGTCCCTGATGCTGTAGTTGTTGAGGGCCCTTTAGCTGGAGGACATCTTGGTTTCAAAAAGGAGCAAATAAATGATTCTAATTATACATTAGAGAAAATGCTTCCAGAGGTTATTTCAGTAATAAAAACTTTTGAGCAACAATTTAATAAAAGTATTCCAGTCGTTGTTGCAGGAGGTATATACACTGGAGCAGATATTCACAAATTTATCCAATTAGGAGCGCAAGGAGTGCAGATGGCAACCAGATTTGTAGCCACATACGAGTGTGATGCAGATATAGAATTCAAAGATGCATATGTAAAGTGTAAACCGGAAGATTTAATTTTAATTGATAGTCCTGTTGGATTACCGGGAAGGGCGATACGAAATATATTTTTAGATGAAGTATCAGCAGGTATTAAAAAACCATTTAAATGTCCGTGGAAGTGTTTGAAAACATGTGATTACAGAAAGTCACCATACTGCATTGCACTTGCATTAACCAATGCGAAAAAGGGAAATCTGGATGAAGGGTTCACTTTTGCAGGAACTAACGCTTATAAAGTAGATAAAATTGTTTCTGTTAAAGAATTGATTGAGACCTTATTGACAGAATATGAAGAGGCAACATTTATATAA
- a CDS encoding ISL3 family transposase codes for MQDNNIIKFLDLPDIIATEIISTEDRYIFIAEAKKNHIVCPQCGNITNKIHDTKWQNIRDIPIRGKLVIIRLLKKRYRCPYCHKRGIPEKYESIDKYARKTKRFDKYLAKETVSKDYSKVARENGLSYTAVNNAVKKVVDPLIKQQVSKLSQLKAISIDEFAVLKRHKYGVSITDPINRELIDILPTRKKDDLIDYFNCWEDEQRRQIQSISMDMWRPFKAVANAAFTHAKIVIDKFHLVTLMNRALDEVRKQVQQTVNNHQRRKFFQSRLLLQKRAEELTDEEHEKLIKLFELSPALEKAWELKEEFRDLLQLDDVKEATRALKRWYKEVIKSKLMPFYQVKKIIQRWEEKILNYFKTKITNGFAEGINNKIKLIKRIGYGVPNVMNLRRRVFNAMLSY; via the coding sequence ATGCAAGATAATAATATCATAAAATTTCTTGATTTGCCAGACATTATTGCAACTGAAATTATTTCAACGGAGGACAGATATATTTTTATCGCTGAAGCAAAGAAAAATCACATTGTGTGTCCTCAGTGTGGTAATATCACTAATAAAATCCATGATACAAAATGGCAAAATATTAGAGACATCCCCATAAGAGGTAAACTAGTAATCATTAGACTTCTAAAGAAAAGATATCGTTGTCCTTATTGTCATAAGAGGGGTATCCCTGAAAAATATGAAAGTATTGATAAATATGCCCGTAAAACCAAACGCTTTGATAAATATCTTGCTAAAGAAACTGTCAGCAAGGATTATTCTAAAGTTGCTAGAGAAAACGGGTTAAGTTATACAGCTGTTAATAATGCAGTTAAAAAAGTAGTTGACCCTCTCATTAAACAACAAGTTTCAAAACTTAGTCAATTAAAAGCCATCAGTATCGATGAATTTGCAGTTTTAAAACGCCATAAATATGGAGTTAGCATTACAGATCCAATTAATCGGGAGTTAATTGACATTTTACCTACTCGCAAAAAGGATGATTTAATTGACTACTTTAATTGTTGGGAAGATGAACAAAGACGACAGATTCAATCGATCTCTATGGATATGTGGCGGCCGTTCAAAGCAGTAGCAAATGCAGCATTTACTCATGCAAAAATTGTTATAGATAAATTTCATCTTGTAACTTTAATGAACAGAGCCCTTGATGAAGTTAGAAAACAAGTTCAACAAACAGTAAATAATCATCAGAGAAGAAAGTTTTTTCAAAGTCGTTTATTACTCCAAAAACGAGCTGAAGAATTGACAGATGAAGAACATGAAAAGCTCATCAAATTATTTGAACTCAGTCCAGCTCTAGAAAAGGCCTGGGAATTAAAAGAGGAATTCAGAGACCTATTGCAGCTAGATGATGTGAAAGAAGCCACCAGAGCTCTAAAAAGGTGGTATAAAGAAGTAATAAAAAGCAAGCTGATGCCTTTTTACCAGGTAAAAAAGATAATACAAAGATGGGAAGAAAAAATACTAAATTATTTTAAGACTAAGATAACCAATGGCTTTGCTGAGGGTATCAATAACAAGATTAAATTGATCAAAAGGATTGGATATGGTGTTCCAAATGTTATGAATCTAAGGAGAAGAGTATTTAATGCAATGTTAAGTTATTAA
- a CDS encoding GNAT family N-acetyltransferase, which translates to MINIKKMIECENNFPKNFTNVVERPYGKLFYNENNPQSHDSNHAIILNLAGDLEKAVEDIIIFYEKRGLIPRIYQAYQQGEKDVLFPVLEVKGFKYEEWDNPFFFHEKESKICPNDELYIKRVYQIDSGIIDIIYSEDAGNWTVKVLEYCVQSEDFHLLVGYVAGKPVTMISLEIMDGFSRVDHMLTHKDYRGNGYGRTIVDHLVNYHSAISKNHLYLYAHNPTAIRMYIDAGFVEKKLNLQSWSAWKE; encoded by the coding sequence ATGATTAATATTAAAAAAATGATCGAATGTGAGAATAATTTTCCCAAAAATTTTACCAATGTAGTTGAAAGACCATATGGAAAGCTTTTTTATAATGAGAATAATCCTCAATCACATGATAGTAATCATGCGATAATTCTTAATCTGGCTGGAGATTTAGAAAAGGCTGTAGAAGATATTATTATTTTTTATGAAAAAAGAGGGTTAATACCGCGAATTTACCAGGCTTATCAACAAGGAGAAAAAGATGTTCTTTTTCCGGTTTTAGAGGTGAAAGGTTTCAAATATGAAGAGTGGGATAATCCTTTCTTTTTTCATGAAAAAGAATCCAAAATTTGTCCAAACGATGAACTGTACATTAAACGTGTATATCAAATTGATTCTGGCATTATTGATATAATATATTCAGAAGATGCTGGTAATTGGACAGTAAAAGTTTTAGAGTATTGTGTTCAGTCTGAAGACTTTCACTTATTAGTAGGATATGTTGCTGGAAAACCAGTAACTATGATTTCATTGGAGATAATGGATGGTTTTTCAAGAGTTGACCATATGTTAACTCATAAAGATTATCGAGGTAATGGTTATGGTCGTACTATAGTAGATCATTTGGTTAATTATCATTCCGCTATTTCTAAAAATCACTTATATTTGTATGCTCATAATCCTACTGCAATCCGTATGTATATAGATGCAGGTTTTGTTGAAAAAAAATTAAATTTACAAAGTTGGTCTGCCTGGAAGGAATAG
- a CDS encoding helicase-related protein — translation MANKYKLVTIVISPLKALMVDQVKQLKEKGIDFVEYINSDLTQKEKEDILEKVKKEEVSILYVSPEFLLAYDIRTIIGEERKLGLLVIDEAHLVTTWGRDFRVDYWYLGTYIKKLRNNRFYDFGNFVIASFTATAVYGGNDDMVYETIDSLYMKNPIKYLGNTRRKNIKFIIRNWKVERSYQEERQQKTIDCILSYIKDGKKAILYAPYRRHIDELMEMIPREYGHRVVKYYGNLEPIYKDFYEEKFRNGEANVMLATKAFGMGIDISDIEIVYHHAPTGNLCDYIQEIGRVGRDQSIMGLAIQDFNPKDLSFSKILYSLSSIKQYQLREVIKKIYSIYKQKRRRNFLINAETFSYLFPDDENYENKVKNALLLIEKDLEKKYTYPVLIVRPKSLFSKAYAAVPSGIVKKFKNSKYYKYAKKISEVQSSKIYNEESKGSSIFVQDIGPIYEFDLKSLWEDHYSDMTFPVFKKKFYDLELFDFKENIVPRYKLTISLNKSIYDTRKALEENISNIIKCFDIQKKGFFSREEFSELLKTYFPKEAIRRKIINTFIDLFVIKYGEDNKNKFIQKRISKGNSDREEFRLQSKIYHRVFRDILNRYLDLSKNMVGDDMTLCRYLAVKENNLYMTLAYTIEAFSLGSYDVRGGESPEIFIRVNDPSKLRVLSTSSNRYSNLILKDIRQRQKRSSEILKKFFTELDDDEMRWDFIEEYFLGRINLD, via the coding sequence ATAGCAAATAAATATAAACTGGTTACTATTGTTATATCTCCATTGAAAGCGTTAATGGTAGATCAGGTTAAACAGTTAAAGGAAAAAGGTATTGATTTTGTTGAATATATAAATTCTGATCTTACTCAAAAAGAGAAAGAAGATATATTAGAAAAAGTTAAAAAAGAAGAGGTGTCAATACTTTATGTTTCACCAGAGTTTTTGTTAGCTTATGATATTAGAACTATTATAGGTGAAGAAAGGAAGCTTGGTCTATTAGTTATAGATGAAGCCCATCTTGTTACAACATGGGGTAGAGATTTTAGAGTAGACTATTGGTATCTTGGTACCTATATTAAGAAACTTAGAAATAATAGATTTTATGATTTCGGAAATTTTGTTATTGCTTCATTCACTGCCACAGCTGTCTATGGTGGTAATGATGATATGGTTTATGAAACCATAGATAGTTTATATATGAAAAATCCTATAAAATATCTTGGAAATACACGAAGGAAGAATATTAAATTTATAATTAGGAATTGGAAAGTGGAAAGAAGTTATCAAGAAGAAAGACAACAAAAGACGATTGATTGTATTTTGAGCTATATAAAAGACGGTAAAAAAGCAATTTTATATGCACCCTATAGAAGACATATAGATGAATTAATGGAAATGATACCAAGAGAATATGGGCACAGGGTTGTAAAATACTATGGAAACCTTGAACCGATTTATAAAGATTTCTATGAAGAGAAATTTAGAAATGGTGAAGCAAATGTAATGTTAGCGACAAAGGCTTTCGGAATGGGAATAGATATAAGTGATATTGAAATAGTGTACCATCATGCACCTACAGGCAATCTTTGTGATTACATTCAAGAAATCGGAAGGGTAGGTAGAGATCAATCGATTATGGGTTTAGCTATACAAGACTTTAATCCTAAGGATCTTAGCTTTAGTAAAATTTTGTATAGTTTATCATCCATAAAGCAATATCAACTAAGAGAAGTTATTAAAAAGATTTATAGTATCTATAAACAGAAAAGAAGGAGAAATTTTCTTATTAATGCAGAAACTTTTTCCTATCTTTTTCCTGATGATGAGAATTATGAAAATAAGGTTAAAAATGCTTTATTGCTAATAGAAAAAGACTTAGAAAAAAAATATACGTATCCAGTATTAATTGTTAGGCCTAAGAGTTTATTCTCAAAGGCTTATGCAGCGGTACCATCTGGAATTGTAAAAAAGTTTAAAAATAGCAAGTATTATAAATATGCTAAGAAAATATCTGAGGTACAGAGTTCTAAAATATATAATGAAGAATCAAAAGGAAGTAGTATTTTCGTACAAGATATAGGACCTATATATGAGTTTGATTTAAAAAGTCTATGGGAAGACCATTATAGTGATATGACTTTTCCTGTTTTTAAAAAGAAATTTTATGATTTAGAGTTATTTGACTTTAAAGAAAATATAGTTCCAAGGTATAAATTAACCATATCATTAAATAAATCAATTTATGATACAAGGAAAGCATTAGAAGAAAATATTTCCAATATTATTAAATGTTTTGATATACAGAAAAAAGGATTCTTTTCAAGAGAGGAATTTTCAGAATTATTAAAAACATATTTTCCAAAAGAAGCTATTCGGAGAAAAATAATTAATACATTTATAGATCTTTTTGTTATTAAATATGGCGAAGATAATAAAAATAAATTTATTCAAAAACGAATAAGTAAGGGCAATAGTGATCGAGAGGAATTTAGATTACAAAGTAAAATTTACCATAGAGTGTTTAGGGATATTTTAAATAGATATCTTGATTTATCTAAAAACATGGTTGGTGATGATATGACATTATGTAGATATCTAGCTGTTAAGGAAAATAACTTATATATGACATTGGCTTATACTATTGAAGCTTTCTCACTTGGTTCCTATGATGTAAGAGGTGGTGAATCACCAGAAATATTTATTCGTGTCAACGATCCAAGCAAGCTAAGGGTATTAAGTACTAGTTCCAATAGATATAGTAATTTAATCCTTAAAGATATTAGACAGAGACAAAAACGATCAAGTGAGATATTAAAAAAATTCTTTACAGAGCTTGATGATGATGAAATGAGATGGGATTTTATAGAAGAATATTTTCTAGGGAGAATCAACCTGGATTAG
- a CDS encoding sigma-70 family RNA polymerase sigma factor has product MIGNYMNLTESKIKKNNINGKMDNINWYLREISEFELLNEREELLLGEQIYRGSKEAKDKLINANYRLVINIAKKYQRTGIELMDLIQEGNIGLIEAVNKFDYRKGNKFSTYATWWIKQRISRYIADCGRTIRIPVHMVERINKVKKVIREYNCVFGRNPSIRELKDELELSEKEIVRALKYCEDTISLDILIGEDRNTNLSDFIPDDTVPTVEDQVFRKSLREDIFKLLATLTEREKRILILRFGLNDNKENTLEAIGKLLDVTRERIRQIEAKALRKLKHHSRSRKLRDYLDVF; this is encoded by the coding sequence ATGATAGGAAACTATATGAATCTTACCGAGTCAAAGATAAAAAAAAATAATATTAATGGTAAGATGGACAATATAAACTGGTATTTGAGGGAAATAAGTGAATTTGAATTACTAAATGAAAGAGAAGAACTTTTACTAGGTGAACAAATATATAGAGGATCTAAAGAGGCAAAAGATAAACTGATTAATGCAAATTATAGATTAGTTATTAATATTGCAAAAAAATATCAAAGAACTGGTATAGAATTAATGGATTTGATTCAAGAGGGGAATATTGGTTTAATTGAGGCTGTTAATAAATTTGATTATAGAAAAGGCAATAAATTTAGTACTTATGCAACTTGGTGGATTAAGCAGAGAATTAGCAGGTATATTGCAGATTGTGGAAGAACAATTAGAATTCCTGTTCATATGGTGGAGCGAATTAATAAAGTAAAAAAAGTAATAAGAGAATATAACTGTGTATTTGGAAGAAATCCTTCTATAAGAGAGTTAAAGGATGAACTAGAGCTGTCAGAAAAGGAGATAGTGCGGGCCTTAAAATATTGTGAGGATACGATCTCCTTAGATATTTTAATAGGAGAAGATAGAAATACTAATTTATCCGATTTTATTCCTGATGATACTGTACCGACAGTTGAAGATCAGGTATTTAGAAAGTCGTTAAGGGAAGATATTTTTAAATTATTGGCTACATTAACTGAGAGGGAAAAGAGAATTCTTATATTACGTTTTGGTTTAAATGACAATAAAGAAAATACTTTGGAAGCAATCGGAAAATTATTAGATGTGACGAGAGAAAGAATAAGGCAGATTGAAGCCAAAGCTCTAAGAAAATTAAAACATCACAGCCGTTCAAGGAAACTCAGGGATTATTTGGATGTATTTTAA
- a CDS encoding MFS transporter: MFRKFITNRIKFYLWTVFQVITFYPPIVTLFFTENGLSFTQVMLLQSWYTILVLVFNVPSSVWADMVSRKKVLIIATFLNVIGYSIYGSGKSFAVFLMAETLLGFSVSLLSGVAQAYFYEMLTPEEKKKDKQYFASLVTVSLIAGVIGNLSGSVIASQFGNRMTFWMSSFTALVAFVLSLMLKEDKRIQQVSELSLSQRYEKYMTKVKNGFNHLKNQKVLLFLVIQNGFIGQIFRINFFYTQGKLTDIGVPVAYFGLFYAGLNILGAVVVKLAPWIEKKIGIWNSIHLTGILIAMGFFFIGNNSNIIIIITIFILINMINYWRNPLFSSYFNRLISNEERATVLSFMALFNSLIYMTLSPIMGFVADKIALDSVFIFFGVIIILAVIVFRIPKNNIKVIEGLKELCGG; the protein is encoded by the coding sequence ATGTTTAGAAAATTTATAACAAATCGTATTAAATTTTACCTCTGGACAGTCTTTCAGGTGATTACTTTTTATCCACCTATTGTTACTCTATTTTTTACAGAAAATGGTCTATCTTTTACCCAAGTGATGCTTCTTCAATCCTGGTACACAATTTTGGTTTTAGTATTTAATGTTCCTTCAAGTGTTTGGGCAGATATGGTTAGCAGAAAAAAAGTTCTTATTATTGCAACTTTTCTTAATGTGATAGGTTATAGTATATATGGAAGTGGCAAATCCTTTGCTGTTTTTCTTATGGCAGAAACACTGTTAGGTTTTTCGGTTTCATTGCTTTCGGGAGTTGCACAGGCCTATTTTTATGAAATGTTAACTCCAGAAGAAAAGAAGAAAGACAAACAATATTTTGCCAGTCTTGTCACAGTATCTCTCATAGCCGGTGTTATTGGTAATTTATCAGGTTCTGTAATTGCTTCTCAATTTGGTAATAGGATGACTTTCTGGATGAGCAGTTTTACAGCTTTAGTAGCTTTTGTTTTATCATTAATGTTAAAAGAGGATAAACGGATACAACAGGTATCTGAACTTTCATTAAGCCAGCGATATGAAAAATACATGACCAAAGTGAAAAATGGTTTTAATCATTTAAAAAATCAAAAAGTTTTATTGTTTTTAGTAATCCAGAATGGATTTATAGGGCAAATTTTTCGGATAAATTTCTTTTATACCCAGGGAAAATTGACTGATATTGGCGTGCCGGTTGCTTATTTTGGACTCTTTTATGCCGGTTTAAACATATTAGGAGCAGTTGTTGTGAAATTAGCACCATGGATTGAGAAAAAGATTGGGATATGGAATAGTATTCATTTGACCGGGATTCTTATAGCTATGGGTTTTTTCTTTATTGGAAATAACTCAAATATTATTATAATTATTACTATTTTTATTCTGATAAATATGATCAACTATTGGCGAAATCCATTATTTTCTTCATATTTTAATCGTTTGATTAGTAATGAAGAGAGAGCTACGGTCTTATCTTTTATGGCCCTTTTTAATTCCTTGATTTATATGACATTAAGTCCGATTATGGGTTTTGTGGCAGATAAGATAGCATTGGATAGTGTATTTATTTTTTTTGGTGTGATCATTATTTTAGCAGTTATTGTATTCAGAATTCCCAAAAATAATATTAAAGTTATTGAAGGTTTAAAGGAGTTGTGTGGAGGATAA
- a CDS encoding MFS transporter, with protein sequence MSSTQIGILLGIQSWVTSILDFPTGNISDLKGRKKTSLIGLLTFGIGLIIYGSGQKFWHFALALGMMGLGCAFISGAITAWYMSELELINKKEESKKVFALSNGFSYLLSAIAGIIATFLLIYSLRLPFWIAGTTACLVVIVCSLFMNENYGEKDVRYINFLNKTWNTFIKNKRIKLFTFIQIISDIGFIYFVLTWQPYLISFGLKPNWLGIMFTIMMISISITSFVLSRFIN encoded by the coding sequence TTGAGCAGTACTCAGATTGGTATATTATTGGGAATACAATCATGGGTGACAAGTATTCTTGATTTTCCGACTGGTAATATAAGTGATTTAAAAGGAAGGAAAAAAACTTCATTAATTGGCCTGTTAACCTTTGGAATAGGTTTAATAATTTATGGATCTGGTCAGAAGTTTTGGCATTTTGCTTTAGCTCTGGGGATGATGGGATTGGGGTGTGCTTTTATAAGTGGAGCTATAACGGCCTGGTATATGAGTGAGCTAGAATTAATCAATAAAAAGGAAGAGTCTAAAAAGGTTTTTGCTTTATCTAATGGATTTTCGTATTTATTGAGTGCAATTGCAGGGATTATAGCAACATTTCTTTTGATTTACAGCTTAAGGTTACCATTTTGGATTGCTGGAACTACAGCATGTTTGGTGGTAATAGTTTGTAGCTTATTTATGAACGAAAATTATGGAGAGAAAGATGTAAGATATATAAATTTTTTGAATAAAACATGGAACACTTTTATAAAGAATAAGAGAATTAAGCTGTTTACATTTATACAGATTATTTCCGATATAGGCTTTATCTATTTTGTTTTAACCTGGCAACCTTATCTTATTTCTTTCGGATTAAAGCCTAATTGGTTAGGTATTATGTTTACCATAATGATGATTTCAATTTCTATTACTAGTTTTGTTTTATCACGCTTTATTAATTAA
- a CDS encoding MFS transporter, with amino-acid sequence MCGMFLMTLAFIFMYLSKSLIVAILSCILYEISLSMKLTSFAAWINDILPNNSRASLLSAISTFANLANTFMFIFVGHLVELLDIQIVSLFVAIVSLFGAIMFYRLKLISKTINLELSKFNV; translated from the coding sequence ATATGTGGTATGTTTTTAATGACTCTGGCATTTATTTTTATGTATTTAAGTAAATCTTTAATTGTTGCCATATTATCCTGTATTCTTTATGAAATTTCTCTTTCGATGAAATTAACCTCTTTTGCAGCCTGGATTAATGATATTTTACCCAACAATTCACGAGCTTCTTTATTATCGGCTATCTCTACTTTTGCTAATCTAGCTAATACTTTTATGTTTATTTTTGTAGGACATCTTGTTGAGTTGCTAGATATTCAGATAGTTTCATTATTTGTTGCGATAGTGTCTTTATTTGGTGCAATTATGTTTTATAGATTAAAATTAATTTCCAAAACAATTAATCTAGAGTTATCTAAGTTCAATGTCTAA
- a CDS encoding ABC transporter permease, with protein MNAYIKHYLISVQDKLNYRIDFLFKFFTIFLHLYASVTIWYAIATANSSSLDETMIADIIKYMILASITTNLMIFCTPEREIARRIRTGEIARDLIYPISLPITLIFKGLGFATANLISMYIPGFILLSIIYKPAWNLNLINIAGLLIGILLGYFIFVLITLQIEMISFWWIENWYMHYIKHAVFNFLSGTLVPLWFYPEWLYKILNWLPFKNIVYIPLGFYLNRISLEQFCIQMALSIFWIILLAGVTFVIWKAGVKKVVIQGG; from the coding sequence ATGAATGCTTATATTAAGCACTATTTAATATCAGTGCAAGATAAACTTAATTATAGAATAGATTTTTTATTTAAATTTTTCACAATTTTTCTTCATTTATATGCATCAGTTACTATCTGGTATGCAATTGCTACAGCAAATAGTAGCAGTTTAGATGAAACTATGATAGCTGATATCATAAAATATATGATTTTAGCGTCAATTACGACTAATTTAATGATTTTTTGCACACCTGAGAGAGAAATTGCCAGAAGAATACGGACGGGCGAGATAGCCCGTGATCTTATTTATCCGATTTCTTTGCCCATAACTCTTATTTTTAAAGGCTTAGGTTTTGCTACTGCTAATCTCATTTCCATGTATATACCTGGTTTTATACTATTGTCGATTATATATAAACCTGCCTGGAATCTTAATTTAATCAATATTGCTGGTTTACTAATCGGTATATTGCTGGGATACTTTATATTTGTTTTAATAACTTTACAGATTGAGATGATTAGTTTCTGGTGGATTGAAAATTGGTACATGCATTATATCAAACATGCTGTATTTAATTTTTTGAGTGGGACTTTAGTACCCCTTTGGTTTTACCCTGAATGGTTATATAAAATACTTAACTGGTTACCTTTTAAAAATATTGTTTATATACCTTTAGGGTTTTATCTTAACAGGATTTCTTTAGAACAATTTTGTATACAAATGGCATTAAGCATATTTTGGATTATTTTATTGGCGGGAGTGACTTTTGTTATCTGGAAGGCAGGAGTGAAAAAGGTTGTGATTCAAGGAGGTTGA